In one window of Denticeps clupeoides chromosome 2, fDenClu1.1, whole genome shotgun sequence DNA:
- the rbbp8 gene encoding DNA endonuclease RBBP8 isoform X1, whose protein sequence is MNSPVLTGGSPGISTTPDSADVFYELWSRLRECHDSALQGLQAKVNKLKKERCLDAQRLEEFYSRNQLLREQQKTLRDTVKVLEDRLRAGLCDRCAVTEEHMRKKQVEFEKLQQQNQSLIAQLREERNNLQEENRKLVLQLEEQQGCSPSKAVSSEAEDCVIPDSPQLTLSLSALSKMKRRREHNHVRYAEKPLSQSTMDTRKGVSSSLIQGCHGKGVLVPETCEMDVNHITMGCHVEGAVVAETCRLDVAEEPDSQDTLSPAHNTGHNAMDSHTTSLTRNDVFSGKALFGNMENTKTSSPSLLRNVSLSSRESRQLLNDSIPRIAPLQAMQPSSIVPLKNDRAQPEAIKRKIVSTSDEDDEGPVDKPLDLSPENRLEKRPRPAAQQPQNKDLAFKKPTKAHMEKYIQQAQCRKKGEEMNQDSEQTSVLKPNPCARLKSPLQDPMEQTWSMDPAVALSQYTDSPPLAEDQKRSEGETVDMDCTFVSHSLLLHIKNGHERSGLGLKANDSLAEIFDKSAYGEYESCPQDDSCDLQQEDGPQDNDELQHDENEMEEEEAEEDEDHCTAIKAVVRPCPDARSRQEKSFARVEVVRKKDERRKLKGHTCKECEIYYADLPEGERQKKLSSCSRHRFRYIPPSTPENFWEVGFPSTQTCVERGYIKEDNNPDHRLRRRQPYQATFSPKAKERKT, encoded by the exons ATGAACAGCCCTGTGCTGACAGGAGGCAGTCCTGGCATTAGTACCACCCCAGACTCTGCTGATGTTTTCTATGAGCTATGGAGTCGTCTGAGAGAGTGCCATGACAGCGCCCTGCAAG GATTGCAGGCAAAGGTGAATAAACTGAAGAAGGAGCGATGTTT AGATGCTCAGAGACTGGAGGAGTTCTACAGCCGGAACCAGCTGCTGCGGGAGCAGCAAAAAACCCTGCGAGACACTGTCAAAGTGCTGGAAGACCG GTTGCGGGCGGGGCTGTGTGATCGGTGTGCGGTGACAGAGGAGCACATGAGGAAGAAGCAGGTGGAGTTTGAGAAGCTTCAGCAGCAGAACCAGAGCCTCATTGCTCAGCTCA GAGAagagaggaacaatctccaggAGGAGAACAGAAAGTTGgttctgcagctggaggagcagcagggATGCAG TCCTTCCAAAGCTGTGTCTTCAGAGGCTGAGGACTGTGTGATCCCAGACTCTCCGCAGCTGACACTTTCTCTGTCTGCTCTCAgcaagatgaagaggaggagagaacacAACCACGTTCGTTATGCAGAGAAGCCACTATCGCAGTCTACCATGg ACACAAGGAAAGGAGTCTCCTCTTCACTTATTCAGGGTTGTCATGGCAAAGGTGTGCTGGTGCCAGAAACCTGTGAGATGGACGTGAACCACATCACAA tggggtGTCATGTAGAGGGAGCAGTGGTTGCTGAAACCTGCCGTCTGGATGTAGCTGAGGAACCA GATTCTCAGGATACGCTTAGCCCAGCACACAACACTGGTCACAATGCAATGGACAGCCACACAAC GTCCTTAACACGTAATGATGTATTCTCTGGAAAAGCATTGTTTGGCAATATGGAGAACACTAAGACCTCCTCTCCATCCCTCCTGCGCAACGTCTCTCTGTCCTCTCGTGAGTCCCGGCAGTTGCTGAATGACTCAATTCCCCGCATTGCTCCTCTGCAGGCCATGCAGCCCTCGTCGATCGTTCCTCTGAAGAATGATCGTGCTCAGCCTGAGGCCATAAAAAGGAAAATAGTTTCTACCAGTGACGAGGACGATGAAGGGCCAGTCGATAAACCGCTGGACCTTTCCCCAGAGAACCGTCTGGAGAAGAGACCTCGACCTGCTGCACAACAGCCTCAGAACAAAGACTTGGCCTTCAAAAAGCCCACTAAAGCCCACATGGAGAAATACATTCAG CAGGCACAATGTAGAAAGAAAGGCGAGGAGATGAATCAGGACTCTGAACAGACCTCAGTGCTCAAGCCCAACCCATGTGCACGTCTTAAGAGCCCCCTGCAGGACCCTATGG AGCAGACGTGGAGTATGGATCCAGCTGTTGCTTTGTCGCAGTACACAGACAGCCCCCCTCTTGCAGAG GACCAGAAGAGATCCGAGGGAGAGACTGTAGATATGGATTGTACCTTTGTCAGCCACAGCTTGCTGCTTCACATAAAGAATGGACATGAGAGATCAG GGTTGGGCTTGAAGGCTAATGACAGTTTGGCAGAGATCTTTGATAAAAGTGCTTATGGGGAGTATGAGTCCTGCCCCCAAGATGACAGCTGTGACCTGCAGCAGGAGGACGGCCCTCAGGACAATGATGAATTGCAGCATGATGAAAATGAGATGGAAGAAGAAGAGGCAGAGGAAG ATGAAGACCACTGTACTGCAATTAAAGCTGTGGTGAGGCCTTGTCCAGATGCAAGATCCAG ACAGGAAAAGTCTTTTGCTCGTGTTGAAGTGGTACGCAAGAAAGATGAGAGGAGGAAGCTGAAGGGTCACACGTGCAAAGAGTGTGAAATA TATTATGCAGATCTCCCAGAGGGGGAGCGACAGAAGAAGCTGTCATCGTGCTCTCGGCACAGGTTCCGATATATCCCTCCTTCAACACCAGAGAACTTCTGGGAGGTTGGCTTCCCCTCCACACAGACTTGTGTGGAACGAG GTTATATCAAGGAGGACAACAATCCAGACCACAGACTGAGGAGACGCCAGCCTTACCAAGCCACCTTCTCTCCAAAAGCCAAGGAGA
- the rbbp8 gene encoding DNA endonuclease RBBP8 isoform X2 has protein sequence MNSPVLTGGSPGISTTPDSADVFYELWSRLRECHDSALQGLQAKVNKLKKERCLDAQRLEEFYSRNQLLREQQKTLRDTVKVLEDRLRAGLCDRCAVTEEHMRKKQVEFEKLQQQNQSLIAQLREERNNLQEENRKLVLQLEEQQGCSPSKAVSSEAEDCVIPDSPQLTLSLSALSKMKRRREHNHVRYAEKPLSQSTMDTRKGVSSSLIQGCHGKGVLVPETCEMDVNHITMGCHVEGAVVAETCRLDVAEEPDSQDTLSPAHNTGHNAMDSHTTSLTRNDVFSGKALFGNMENTKTSSPSLLRNVSLSSRESRQLLNDSIPRIAPLQAMQPSSIVPLKNDRAQPEAIKRKIVSTSDEDDEGPVDKPLDLSPENRLEKRPRPAAQQPQNKDLAFKKPTKAHMEKYIQAQCRKKGEEMNQDSEQTSVLKPNPCARLKSPLQDPMEQTWSMDPAVALSQYTDSPPLAEDQKRSEGETVDMDCTFVSHSLLLHIKNGHERSGLGLKANDSLAEIFDKSAYGEYESCPQDDSCDLQQEDGPQDNDELQHDENEMEEEEAEEDEDHCTAIKAVVRPCPDARSRQEKSFARVEVVRKKDERRKLKGHTCKECEIYYADLPEGERQKKLSSCSRHRFRYIPPSTPENFWEVGFPSTQTCVERGYIKEDNNPDHRLRRRQPYQATFSPKAKERKT, from the exons ATGAACAGCCCTGTGCTGACAGGAGGCAGTCCTGGCATTAGTACCACCCCAGACTCTGCTGATGTTTTCTATGAGCTATGGAGTCGTCTGAGAGAGTGCCATGACAGCGCCCTGCAAG GATTGCAGGCAAAGGTGAATAAACTGAAGAAGGAGCGATGTTT AGATGCTCAGAGACTGGAGGAGTTCTACAGCCGGAACCAGCTGCTGCGGGAGCAGCAAAAAACCCTGCGAGACACTGTCAAAGTGCTGGAAGACCG GTTGCGGGCGGGGCTGTGTGATCGGTGTGCGGTGACAGAGGAGCACATGAGGAAGAAGCAGGTGGAGTTTGAGAAGCTTCAGCAGCAGAACCAGAGCCTCATTGCTCAGCTCA GAGAagagaggaacaatctccaggAGGAGAACAGAAAGTTGgttctgcagctggaggagcagcagggATGCAG TCCTTCCAAAGCTGTGTCTTCAGAGGCTGAGGACTGTGTGATCCCAGACTCTCCGCAGCTGACACTTTCTCTGTCTGCTCTCAgcaagatgaagaggaggagagaacacAACCACGTTCGTTATGCAGAGAAGCCACTATCGCAGTCTACCATGg ACACAAGGAAAGGAGTCTCCTCTTCACTTATTCAGGGTTGTCATGGCAAAGGTGTGCTGGTGCCAGAAACCTGTGAGATGGACGTGAACCACATCACAA tggggtGTCATGTAGAGGGAGCAGTGGTTGCTGAAACCTGCCGTCTGGATGTAGCTGAGGAACCA GATTCTCAGGATACGCTTAGCCCAGCACACAACACTGGTCACAATGCAATGGACAGCCACACAAC GTCCTTAACACGTAATGATGTATTCTCTGGAAAAGCATTGTTTGGCAATATGGAGAACACTAAGACCTCCTCTCCATCCCTCCTGCGCAACGTCTCTCTGTCCTCTCGTGAGTCCCGGCAGTTGCTGAATGACTCAATTCCCCGCATTGCTCCTCTGCAGGCCATGCAGCCCTCGTCGATCGTTCCTCTGAAGAATGATCGTGCTCAGCCTGAGGCCATAAAAAGGAAAATAGTTTCTACCAGTGACGAGGACGATGAAGGGCCAGTCGATAAACCGCTGGACCTTTCCCCAGAGAACCGTCTGGAGAAGAGACCTCGACCTGCTGCACAACAGCCTCAGAACAAAGACTTGGCCTTCAAAAAGCCCACTAAAGCCCACATGGAGAAATACATTCAG GCACAATGTAGAAAGAAAGGCGAGGAGATGAATCAGGACTCTGAACAGACCTCAGTGCTCAAGCCCAACCCATGTGCACGTCTTAAGAGCCCCCTGCAGGACCCTATGG AGCAGACGTGGAGTATGGATCCAGCTGTTGCTTTGTCGCAGTACACAGACAGCCCCCCTCTTGCAGAG GACCAGAAGAGATCCGAGGGAGAGACTGTAGATATGGATTGTACCTTTGTCAGCCACAGCTTGCTGCTTCACATAAAGAATGGACATGAGAGATCAG GGTTGGGCTTGAAGGCTAATGACAGTTTGGCAGAGATCTTTGATAAAAGTGCTTATGGGGAGTATGAGTCCTGCCCCCAAGATGACAGCTGTGACCTGCAGCAGGAGGACGGCCCTCAGGACAATGATGAATTGCAGCATGATGAAAATGAGATGGAAGAAGAAGAGGCAGAGGAAG ATGAAGACCACTGTACTGCAATTAAAGCTGTGGTGAGGCCTTGTCCAGATGCAAGATCCAG ACAGGAAAAGTCTTTTGCTCGTGTTGAAGTGGTACGCAAGAAAGATGAGAGGAGGAAGCTGAAGGGTCACACGTGCAAAGAGTGTGAAATA TATTATGCAGATCTCCCAGAGGGGGAGCGACAGAAGAAGCTGTCATCGTGCTCTCGGCACAGGTTCCGATATATCCCTCCTTCAACACCAGAGAACTTCTGGGAGGTTGGCTTCCCCTCCACACAGACTTGTGTGGAACGAG GTTATATCAAGGAGGACAACAATCCAGACCACAGACTGAGGAGACGCCAGCCTTACCAAGCCACCTTCTCTCCAAAAGCCAAGGAGA
- the rbbp8 gene encoding DNA endonuclease RBBP8 isoform X3, with protein sequence MNSPVLTGGSPGISTTPDSADVFYELWSRLRECHDSALQGLQAKVNKLKKERCLDAQRLEEFYSRNQLLREQQKTLRDTVKVLEDRLRAGLCDRCAVTEEHMRKKQVEFEKLQQQNQSLIAQLREERNNLQEENRKLVLQLEEQQGCSPSKAVSSEAEDCVIPDSPQLTLSLSALSKMKRRREHNHVRYAEKPLSQSTMDTRKGVSSSLIQGCHGKGVLVPETCEMDVNHITMGCHVEGAVVAETCRLDVAEEPDSQDTLSPAHNTGHNAMDSHTTSLTRNDVFSGKALFGNMENTKTSSPSLLRNVSLSSRESRQLLNDSIPRIAPLQAMQPSSIVPLKNDRAQPEAIKRKIVSTSDEDDEGPVDKPLDLSPENRLEKRPRPAAQQPQNKDLAFKKPTKAHMEKYIQQAQCRKKGEEMNQDSEQTSVLKPNPCARLKSPLQDPMEQTWSMDPAVALSQYTDSPPLAEKRSEGETVDMDCTFVSHSLLLHIKNGHERSGLGLKANDSLAEIFDKSAYGEYESCPQDDSCDLQQEDGPQDNDELQHDENEMEEEEAEEDEDHCTAIKAVVRPCPDARSRQEKSFARVEVVRKKDERRKLKGHTCKECEIYYADLPEGERQKKLSSCSRHRFRYIPPSTPENFWEVGFPSTQTCVERGYIKEDNNPDHRLRRRQPYQATFSPKAKERKT encoded by the exons ATGAACAGCCCTGTGCTGACAGGAGGCAGTCCTGGCATTAGTACCACCCCAGACTCTGCTGATGTTTTCTATGAGCTATGGAGTCGTCTGAGAGAGTGCCATGACAGCGCCCTGCAAG GATTGCAGGCAAAGGTGAATAAACTGAAGAAGGAGCGATGTTT AGATGCTCAGAGACTGGAGGAGTTCTACAGCCGGAACCAGCTGCTGCGGGAGCAGCAAAAAACCCTGCGAGACACTGTCAAAGTGCTGGAAGACCG GTTGCGGGCGGGGCTGTGTGATCGGTGTGCGGTGACAGAGGAGCACATGAGGAAGAAGCAGGTGGAGTTTGAGAAGCTTCAGCAGCAGAACCAGAGCCTCATTGCTCAGCTCA GAGAagagaggaacaatctccaggAGGAGAACAGAAAGTTGgttctgcagctggaggagcagcagggATGCAG TCCTTCCAAAGCTGTGTCTTCAGAGGCTGAGGACTGTGTGATCCCAGACTCTCCGCAGCTGACACTTTCTCTGTCTGCTCTCAgcaagatgaagaggaggagagaacacAACCACGTTCGTTATGCAGAGAAGCCACTATCGCAGTCTACCATGg ACACAAGGAAAGGAGTCTCCTCTTCACTTATTCAGGGTTGTCATGGCAAAGGTGTGCTGGTGCCAGAAACCTGTGAGATGGACGTGAACCACATCACAA tggggtGTCATGTAGAGGGAGCAGTGGTTGCTGAAACCTGCCGTCTGGATGTAGCTGAGGAACCA GATTCTCAGGATACGCTTAGCCCAGCACACAACACTGGTCACAATGCAATGGACAGCCACACAAC GTCCTTAACACGTAATGATGTATTCTCTGGAAAAGCATTGTTTGGCAATATGGAGAACACTAAGACCTCCTCTCCATCCCTCCTGCGCAACGTCTCTCTGTCCTCTCGTGAGTCCCGGCAGTTGCTGAATGACTCAATTCCCCGCATTGCTCCTCTGCAGGCCATGCAGCCCTCGTCGATCGTTCCTCTGAAGAATGATCGTGCTCAGCCTGAGGCCATAAAAAGGAAAATAGTTTCTACCAGTGACGAGGACGATGAAGGGCCAGTCGATAAACCGCTGGACCTTTCCCCAGAGAACCGTCTGGAGAAGAGACCTCGACCTGCTGCACAACAGCCTCAGAACAAAGACTTGGCCTTCAAAAAGCCCACTAAAGCCCACATGGAGAAATACATTCAG CAGGCACAATGTAGAAAGAAAGGCGAGGAGATGAATCAGGACTCTGAACAGACCTCAGTGCTCAAGCCCAACCCATGTGCACGTCTTAAGAGCCCCCTGCAGGACCCTATGG AGCAGACGTGGAGTATGGATCCAGCTGTTGCTTTGTCGCAGTACACAGACAGCCCCCCTCTTGCAGAG AAGAGATCCGAGGGAGAGACTGTAGATATGGATTGTACCTTTGTCAGCCACAGCTTGCTGCTTCACATAAAGAATGGACATGAGAGATCAG GGTTGGGCTTGAAGGCTAATGACAGTTTGGCAGAGATCTTTGATAAAAGTGCTTATGGGGAGTATGAGTCCTGCCCCCAAGATGACAGCTGTGACCTGCAGCAGGAGGACGGCCCTCAGGACAATGATGAATTGCAGCATGATGAAAATGAGATGGAAGAAGAAGAGGCAGAGGAAG ATGAAGACCACTGTACTGCAATTAAAGCTGTGGTGAGGCCTTGTCCAGATGCAAGATCCAG ACAGGAAAAGTCTTTTGCTCGTGTTGAAGTGGTACGCAAGAAAGATGAGAGGAGGAAGCTGAAGGGTCACACGTGCAAAGAGTGTGAAATA TATTATGCAGATCTCCCAGAGGGGGAGCGACAGAAGAAGCTGTCATCGTGCTCTCGGCACAGGTTCCGATATATCCCTCCTTCAACACCAGAGAACTTCTGGGAGGTTGGCTTCCCCTCCACACAGACTTGTGTGGAACGAG GTTATATCAAGGAGGACAACAATCCAGACCACAGACTGAGGAGACGCCAGCCTTACCAAGCCACCTTCTCTCCAAAAGCCAAGGAGA
- the rbbp8 gene encoding DNA endonuclease RBBP8 isoform X4, whose protein sequence is MNSPVLTGGSPGISTTPDSADVFYELWSRLRECHDSALQGLQAKVNKLKKERCLDAQRLEEFYSRNQLLREQQKTLRDTVKVLEDRLRAGLCDRCAVTEEHMRKKQVEFEKLQQQNQSLIAQLREERNNLQEENRKLVLQLEEQQGCSKMKRRREHNHVRYAEKPLSQSTMDTRKGVSSSLIQGCHGKGVLVPETCEMDVNHITMGCHVEGAVVAETCRLDVAEEPDSQDTLSPAHNTGHNAMDSHTTSLTRNDVFSGKALFGNMENTKTSSPSLLRNVSLSSRESRQLLNDSIPRIAPLQAMQPSSIVPLKNDRAQPEAIKRKIVSTSDEDDEGPVDKPLDLSPENRLEKRPRPAAQQPQNKDLAFKKPTKAHMEKYIQQAQCRKKGEEMNQDSEQTSVLKPNPCARLKSPLQDPMEQTWSMDPAVALSQYTDSPPLAEDQKRSEGETVDMDCTFVSHSLLLHIKNGHERSGLGLKANDSLAEIFDKSAYGEYESCPQDDSCDLQQEDGPQDNDELQHDENEMEEEEAEEDEDHCTAIKAVVRPCPDARSRQEKSFARVEVVRKKDERRKLKGHTCKECEIYYADLPEGERQKKLSSCSRHRFRYIPPSTPENFWEVGFPSTQTCVERGYIKEDNNPDHRLRRRQPYQATFSPKAKERKT, encoded by the exons ATGAACAGCCCTGTGCTGACAGGAGGCAGTCCTGGCATTAGTACCACCCCAGACTCTGCTGATGTTTTCTATGAGCTATGGAGTCGTCTGAGAGAGTGCCATGACAGCGCCCTGCAAG GATTGCAGGCAAAGGTGAATAAACTGAAGAAGGAGCGATGTTT AGATGCTCAGAGACTGGAGGAGTTCTACAGCCGGAACCAGCTGCTGCGGGAGCAGCAAAAAACCCTGCGAGACACTGTCAAAGTGCTGGAAGACCG GTTGCGGGCGGGGCTGTGTGATCGGTGTGCGGTGACAGAGGAGCACATGAGGAAGAAGCAGGTGGAGTTTGAGAAGCTTCAGCAGCAGAACCAGAGCCTCATTGCTCAGCTCA GAGAagagaggaacaatctccaggAGGAGAACAGAAAGTTGgttctgcagctggaggagcagcagggATGCAG caagatgaagaggaggagagaacacAACCACGTTCGTTATGCAGAGAAGCCACTATCGCAGTCTACCATGg ACACAAGGAAAGGAGTCTCCTCTTCACTTATTCAGGGTTGTCATGGCAAAGGTGTGCTGGTGCCAGAAACCTGTGAGATGGACGTGAACCACATCACAA tggggtGTCATGTAGAGGGAGCAGTGGTTGCTGAAACCTGCCGTCTGGATGTAGCTGAGGAACCA GATTCTCAGGATACGCTTAGCCCAGCACACAACACTGGTCACAATGCAATGGACAGCCACACAAC GTCCTTAACACGTAATGATGTATTCTCTGGAAAAGCATTGTTTGGCAATATGGAGAACACTAAGACCTCCTCTCCATCCCTCCTGCGCAACGTCTCTCTGTCCTCTCGTGAGTCCCGGCAGTTGCTGAATGACTCAATTCCCCGCATTGCTCCTCTGCAGGCCATGCAGCCCTCGTCGATCGTTCCTCTGAAGAATGATCGTGCTCAGCCTGAGGCCATAAAAAGGAAAATAGTTTCTACCAGTGACGAGGACGATGAAGGGCCAGTCGATAAACCGCTGGACCTTTCCCCAGAGAACCGTCTGGAGAAGAGACCTCGACCTGCTGCACAACAGCCTCAGAACAAAGACTTGGCCTTCAAAAAGCCCACTAAAGCCCACATGGAGAAATACATTCAG CAGGCACAATGTAGAAAGAAAGGCGAGGAGATGAATCAGGACTCTGAACAGACCTCAGTGCTCAAGCCCAACCCATGTGCACGTCTTAAGAGCCCCCTGCAGGACCCTATGG AGCAGACGTGGAGTATGGATCCAGCTGTTGCTTTGTCGCAGTACACAGACAGCCCCCCTCTTGCAGAG GACCAGAAGAGATCCGAGGGAGAGACTGTAGATATGGATTGTACCTTTGTCAGCCACAGCTTGCTGCTTCACATAAAGAATGGACATGAGAGATCAG GGTTGGGCTTGAAGGCTAATGACAGTTTGGCAGAGATCTTTGATAAAAGTGCTTATGGGGAGTATGAGTCCTGCCCCCAAGATGACAGCTGTGACCTGCAGCAGGAGGACGGCCCTCAGGACAATGATGAATTGCAGCATGATGAAAATGAGATGGAAGAAGAAGAGGCAGAGGAAG ATGAAGACCACTGTACTGCAATTAAAGCTGTGGTGAGGCCTTGTCCAGATGCAAGATCCAG ACAGGAAAAGTCTTTTGCTCGTGTTGAAGTGGTACGCAAGAAAGATGAGAGGAGGAAGCTGAAGGGTCACACGTGCAAAGAGTGTGAAATA TATTATGCAGATCTCCCAGAGGGGGAGCGACAGAAGAAGCTGTCATCGTGCTCTCGGCACAGGTTCCGATATATCCCTCCTTCAACACCAGAGAACTTCTGGGAGGTTGGCTTCCCCTCCACACAGACTTGTGTGGAACGAG GTTATATCAAGGAGGACAACAATCCAGACCACAGACTGAGGAGACGCCAGCCTTACCAAGCCACCTTCTCTCCAAAAGCCAAGGAGA